Proteins encoded by one window of Eremothecium cymbalariae DBVPG#7215 chromosome 1, complete sequence:
- the ORC5 gene encoding origin recognition complex subunit 5 (similar to Ashbya gossypii AFR656C), protein MKTQYTNVIHRDYQLSLLSCFVHDDPSLSPPNLIIHGCKFSGKTHTVGQWFKIQPEILCCSINAVQMVTGKPFAQHVAVQISKLLKETFPGVAKKDFDPLSAEDFSLLAKFLHNIFCQYEELERSHSLFVILDNFDKIDELDVELLPKFLKLYELLPRSFKLQIKFIYIIQETSFLNQYPTYNIPTILFPRYTQEQTSEIVHLARDSELSGYPPLLSKIASYGENNTLVNRRCFEISHNFVNLIIQAFHSYSGNNPVLLMELADCKWESYVDSITEANYKDSLALYRLNVELFRNTGDTFLDQEDDEDEDVSNGGGDDIDDENDTNVTETNGSYDNENRTVQSSVIPSNKPQTKTTAYGLSAMSKYLLIAAYLTSYLNPRFDSKVFSKKSHLRAGRSSYGRRNKMATNPRYLQPSLFSLERMLAIFQSIYPAQISKELHPDFIQKDTHMRANVEVYENLAELNSLKLITSAINKSVDYLHEKIKWKVNIPWEIIIEVARTVDFDIAEYFSDIHD, encoded by the coding sequence ATGAAAACTCAGTACACTAATGTCATACATCGAGATTATCAATTAAGTTTACTGAGTTGTTTTGTTCATGATGATCCTAGTCTCTCTCCACCAAACCTTATAATTCATGGATGTAAATTTTCAGGCAAAACGCACACCGTAGGCCAGTGGTTTAAGATCCAACCAGAAATACTTTGCTGTTCGATAAATGCTGTACAGATGGTTACCGGCAAGCCGTTCGCTCAACATGTTGCAGTACAAATTTCCAAGTTATTGAAGGAAACGTTTCCTGGCGTTGCAAAGAAGGATTTCGATCCATTAAGTGCCGAAGACTTTTCGTTGTTAGCAAAATTTCTGCATAATATCTTCTGTCAGTATGAAGAACTGGAGAGATCGCATAGTTTGTTTGTGATTCTGGATAATTTCGacaaaattgatgaattagatgTAGAACTTTTACCAAAGTTTCTAAAATTGTATGAATTACTACCAAGGTCGTTCAAACTACAGATAAagtttatttatattatccAGGAAACGTCTTTTTTGAACCAATATCCAACTTACAATATTCCCACAATCTTATTTCCTAGATATACTCAAGAACAAACTTCTGAAATTGTTCACTTGGCCAGAGATTCTGAACTGAGTGGTTACCCACCGCTGCTATCCAAGATTGCATCTTACGGAGAAAACAATACCTTAGTGAACCGTCGTTGCTTCGAAATTAGCCATAATTTCGTCAATCTAATAATCCAAGCCTTCCATTCATATAGTGGCAATAACCCTGTATTACTGATGGAATTGGCAGACTGTAAATGGGAAAGCTACGTCGATTCAATAACAGAAGCAAATTACAAAGACAGCTTAGCACTCTACCGATTGAATGTTGAGCTTTTCAGGAATACTGGGGACACATTCTTAGACCAAgaagatgacgaagatgaagacgtCAGCAACGGTGGCGGTGATGATATAGATGATGAGAATGATACTAACGTTACTGAAACAAACGGTTCCTATGACAACGAGAATCGTACAGTTCAATCTTCCGTCATTCCATCGAACAAACCTCAAACCAAAACGACAGCATATGGACTATCTGCCATGTCAAAGTATTTGCTCATTGCAGCTTATCTTACATCCTACTTGAACCCTAGATTTGATAGTAAGGTGTTTTCTAAGAAGAGTCATTTAAGAGCAGGTAGGTCATCGTACGGCCGTCGTAATAAGATGGCAACCAACCCAAGATACCTACAACCATCCCTATTTTCATTAGAAAGAATGCTAGCTATTTTCCAATCAATATACCCAGCACAGATATCGAAAGAACTCCATCCAGATTTCATTCAAAAGGATACGCACATGAGAGCCAATGTGGAAGTATATGAAAATCTAGCGgaattgaattctttaaaactAATCACATCTGCGATTAATAAAAGTGTAGACTATTTACATGAGAAAATCAAATGGAAGGTAAACATACCATGGGAAATCATTATAGAAGTTGCTAGGACTGTTGATTTCGATATTGCTGAGTATTTCAGCGATATTCATgattaa
- the LIN1 gene encoding U5 snRNP complex subunit LIN1 (similar to Ashbya gossypii AFR655C), with protein sequence MSTDGLDDTYQLNSKKRKKSGSSSDNSDVGEVYDEYGFKSKLRNSNRRQDMELVEESDSDVDDHIIHNKETDTRSNSLEDGGYMFASDEENKEGEGLKDSGFKSMDMRKFNEENLNDQESVESISLDDNSGVKLEAFNLAAELETGVFDQDGNYIEKDEDNQQEDQWINDYEDPDSLKRAQESQKISQKILEEKRKKTRKNRNVYILEDVLVRLFYLIPKEGNVLHALSQLNKARNSYLKELKDHTSTCSKEKMSSIQLHVKYIVNGINKIGELAELLEQKGFDDVYNFTRDQLETLIREESSSNKKDDDYKAKIWNFRWINNNSTDESDRAYTNYEMQYWKEGYFNDEVIAKYADDLDEEDKWVHIICVTFM encoded by the coding sequence ATGTCGACAGATGGCCTTGATGATACATATCAATTGAATAgcaagaaaagaaaaaaatctGGAAGTAGTAGCGATAACAGCGATGTTGGTGAAGTTTACGACGAATATGGTTTTAAATCTAAATTAAGGAATTCCAATAGGCGCCAGGATATGGAATTAGTCGAAGAATCTGATTCAGATGTGGATGATCATATAATTCataataaagaaacagatACAAGGTCAAACAGCTTAGAGGATGGTGGTTATATGTTTGCATCCGATGAAGAGAATAAAGAGGGTGAGGGTTTGAAAGATTCAGGTTTTAAATCCATGGACATGCGTAAGTTTAATGAGGAAAATCTAAATGATCAAGAAAGCGTCGAAAGCATAAGTCTTGATGATAATTCAGGCGTTAAATTAGAAGCATTCAACTTGGCCGCGGAGTTAGAGACCGGAGTATTTGACCAAGACGGTAActatattgaaaaagatgagGACAATCAGCAAGAGGATCAATGGATTAATGACTATGAGGACCCTGACTCACTTAAAAGAGCTCAAGAATCACAAAAAATAAGCCAGAAGATTCTTGAAGAGAAACGGAAAAAGACTAGGAAAAACAGAAACGTGTACATATTAGAAGATGTTCTTGTCAGGTTATTTTATCTTATACCGAAGGAGGGAAATGTTTTACATGCTTTAAGTCAATTAAACAAAGCACGTAATTCGTATTTGAAGGAGTTAAAGGATCATACTAGTACATGttctaaagaaaaaatgaGCTCGATACAACTGCATGTAAAGTATATTGTCAATGGGATTAATAAAATTGGGGAACTGGCAGAATTGTTGGAGCAAAAAGGATTTGATGACGTTTACAATTTTACAAGAGATCAATTAGAAACATTAATACGAGAAGAAAGCAgttcaaataaaaaagatgatgattataAAGCAAAAATATGGAATTTTAGATggattaataataatagtacaGATGAAAGCGACCGTGCTTACACAAATTATGAAATGCAGTATTGGAAGGAAGGGTATTTTAATGACGAAGTAATTGCAAAGTACGCAGATGACCTAGATGAGGAAGATAAGTGGGTCCATATAATTTGTGTAACGTTCATGTAG
- the LTO1 gene encoding ribosome biosynthesis protein LTO1 (similar to Ashbya gossypii AFR654W), whose amino-acid sequence MSKISISININYAHGHHHYQQESNLYQTEEVNMDLDSLLNLEDQFYQEGYEEARREKLSHDLLEGRQYGLQVGFQRFAPLGQIRGICGLLLSIIDDSNIKTRIEAIVILINQIPMDNMDSSVAQYEKLMPKIRNKFRLVLMAMQKHVKQQEMNFTKLTFDDIELLIRNITGDLRAEAIHSDVNSVSIQDKSESW is encoded by the coding sequence AtgtcaaaaatttcaatatccataaatattaattatGCACACGGTCATCATCACTACCAGCAGGAAAGCAATTTATATCAAACGGAGGAGGTGAATATGGATCTTGATAGTCTGTTGAACTTAGAGGACCAATTTTACCAGGAAGGCTATGAGGAGGCTAGAAGGGAGAAATTATCTCATGACTTGTTGGAAGGTAGACAATATGGATTGCAAGTTGGGTTTCAAAGATTTGCACCTCTAGGTCAAATACGGGGTATATGTGGTTTGCTATTATCAATAATTGATGATAGTAATATTAAAACTCGTATTGAGGCTATTGTTATACTGATTAATCAAATTCCTATGGATAATATGGATTCCAGTGTAGCACAATATGAGAAGTTGATGCCCAAAATAAGGAATAAGTTTAGGCTGGTATTGATGGCCATGCAGAAACATGtgaaacaacaagaaaTGAACTTTACTAAATTAACgtttgatgatattgaattGCTGATCAGGAATATTACGGGGGATTTACGTGCAGAAGCTATACATTCTGACGTTAATAGCGTGAGCATCCAAGATAAATCTGAAAGCTGGTAA
- the RTC4 gene encoding Rtc4p (similar to Ashbya gossypii AFR632C), with protein sequence MVKYETTVYSTMMANRIMSLRGLRSKRNNAIYGKANKDENSLLFKTHSYGERSQNLTQELSDNDYASSNSSPPGPQFSNKFITDSNLDVDSKYHGVGTSSSDDKETRNGSYPSSPIASSGDGSDQFSIQDNVPLPYKVPEENIQALEVAARLKDIHEAVEHDDNDSPGDHLSKKMVFSDMQDEVAQYEHMLKVRLRYQKDFKVPRTLFSDQLMEKATKHIYIVDEILKGSRVSMYYDNARKAFKKSSRALLSVDEFRTMDLKWFTAGYFGLKRQIRLSSEVLNRYREVLSTHVNPTVRWWGPTDFCRYVLAPEILSYVCKEEMGFTDIDDAWTFMENTAEYGLIVADEEPLETWEIEFEQKKLDRLGLDSRYGSMHYRQLPASGAELETSNTERKRRNSCENGATENSQVSSVSMPISKRSKLTTKIPTE encoded by the coding sequence ATGGTGAAATATGAAACGACCGTGTATAGCACTATGATGGCCAACAGAATCATGTCACTACGTGGTCTGCGCAGTAAGAGGAATAATGCGATATATGGTAAGGCCAACAAGGATGAGAATTCGTTACTTTTCAAAACGCATTCTTATGGGGAACGGTCTCAAAATTTGACGCAGGAGCTATCGGACAATGATTATGCAAGCAGTAATAGCTCACCTCCAGGACCGCAATTCAGCAACAAGTTTATTACGGATAGTAACTTGGATGTGGATAGCAAGTACCATGGTGTAGGTACTAGTAGTAGTGATGATAAGGAGACGCGGAATGGATCGTATCCTTCGTCGCCGATTGCATCTAGTGGAGATGGGTCTGATCAATTTTCGATACAAGACAATGTGCCGTTGCCGTACAAGGTACCTGAAGAAAATATACAGGCCTTGGAGGTTGCTGCAAGGCTGAAGGATATTCATGAAGCGGTAGAGCATGATGATAACGATAGTCCAGGTGATCATTTAAGTAAGAAGATGGTTTTCAGCGATATGCAGGACGAAGTTGCCCAGTATGAGCATATGTTAAAGGTTAGGTTACGTTATCAGAAGGACTTTAAGGTACCTCGTACTTTGTTCTCTGATCAGTTGATGGAGAAGGCGACCAAGCACATATACATTGTGGATGAAATCTTGAAGGGAAGTCGAGTATCTATGTATTATGATAATGCACGTAAGGCCTTTAAGAAATCTTCTAGGGCACTGCTCAGCGTTGATGAATTCCGTACTATGGATTTGAAGTGGTTTACAGCTGGGTACTTTGGCCTAAAAAGACAGATCAGGTTAAGTTCCGAGGTCTTAAATCGTTACAGAGAGGTGTTATCTACACATGTCAATCCAACTGTTCGTTGGTGGGGCCCAACAGATTTTTGTCGCTATGTGCTTGCACCGGAGATATTGTCTTACGTTTGTAAGGAAGAAATGGGATTTactgatattgatgatgcATGGACTTTTATGGAGAATACTGCGGAGTATGGGCTTATTGTAGCAGACGAGGAACCTCTTGAGACGTGGGAGATTGAATTTGAACAGAAGAAACTTGATCGATTAGGGTTAGATTCAAGGTATGGTAGTATGCATTACAGGCAACTTCCTGCTAGCGGAGCAGAACTTGAAACATCAAATACTGAAAGAAAACGAAGAAACAGCTGTGAAAATGGGGCAACAGAGAACAGCCAAGTTTCATCTGTCAGTATGCCAATATCCAAACGAAGTAAACTTACAACCAAAATACCTACAGAATGA
- a CDS encoding Hsp20/alpha crystallin family protein (similar to Ashbya gossypii AAL128C and AFR633W) — MSLINSPFFDFFDAISDEVAAVNDRLLFGGNRNNRSLVKPAGNQLERRRKVWEDRANQLTVPPVDLFERENEYEISATLPGIAKQEDINVEFHRGNNQVIISGELPSREVEKDEGGFHVRERASGSFRRAVLLPEQPGVDVEKIEADYQNGVLTLKVPKLAAQEGKPNVHKITIGSKL; from the coding sequence ATGTCTTTAATTAACTCACCATTTTTCGACTTTTTTGATGCTATCAGCGATGAGGTTGCAGCAGTTAACGATAGACTTCTATTTGGAGGGAATCGGAATAATAGGTCTTTGGTGAAGCCGGCGGGCAATCAACTCGAACGTCGTAGGAAGGTTTGGGAAGATCGGGCTAACCAGCTTACTGTTCCGCCTGTGGACTTGTTTGAACGGGAAAACGAGTACGAGATTTCAGCTACTCTCCCGGGCATTGCCAAACAGGAGGATATCAATGTAGAGTTCCATCGCGGTAACAATCAGGTTATTATCTCAGGCGAACTTCCAAGCAGGGAGGTTGAGAAAGACGAGGGGGGCTTCCATGTCAGGGAGCGTGCTAGCGGTAGTTTCAGGCGTGCGGTTTTGCTTCCAGAGCAGCCCGGTGTTGATGTTGAGAAAATAGAGGCAGATTACCAGAATGGTGTTTTGACATTAAAGGTGCCCAAACTTGCTGCCCAAGAAGGCAAGCCTAATGTCCACAAGATTACCATCGGCAGTAAGTTGTAA
- the MRPL17 gene encoding mitochondrial 54S ribosomal protein mL46 (similar to Ashbya gossypii AFR635C), with product MGNPSMTTIANKGVPLVQSIKAGLILSRIPIVTAELTKLESQYYKYQSELERRLMWTFPQYFYFKRGTLAERRFLDVQKGVVSKQPGVWFPQGVPDVRHNRERSRKQDILLPKQVSEGRDDSKMSREIVPNSRTTNADEANDIKSLERKLDRTLYLLLKDQQDRWRFPSFSVSAAAESGVRSLHVAAENGLKASSDSKINTWTVSTTPAAALRDGEVTEFLIKSHILAGEFKLPEKKPYKEFAWLTKEEIEAHTDPEYFAKIDFLLANI from the coding sequence ATGGGCAATCCAAGCATGACTACCATCGCCAATAAGGGTGTACCGTTGGTTCAGTCTATTAAGGCTGGTTTGATACTTTCTCGTATTCCAATTGTCACCGCAGAACTGACTAAACTGGAATCACAGTACTACAAATATCAATCTGAACTAGAAAGACGGTTAATGTGGACTTTCCCACAGTATTTTTACTTTAAGAGAGGTACTCTAGCAGAGCGTCGTTTCTTAGACGTCCAAAAAGGTGTGGTTTCCAAACAACCAGGTGTTTGGTTCCCTCAAGGCGTTCCAGATGTCAGACACAACAGAGAAAGAAGTAGAAAACAAGATATCTTATTACCTAAACAGGTATCAGAGGGCCGTGATGATAGTAAAATGTCAAGAGAGATTGTTCCCAACTCTAGAACAACGAATGCGGATGAAGCCAATGACATTAAGAGTCTGGAGAGGAAACTAGACAGGACACTATACCTACTATTAAAGGATCAACAAGATCGTTGGAGGTTTCCTAGTTTCTCTGTATCAGCAGCCGCCGAAAGTGGTGTGAGATCCCTTCATGTGGCGGCTGAGAATGGTTTAAAAGCATCAAGTGATTCGAAAATCAACACATGGACAGTTTCTACTACTCCTGCAGCTGCGTTGCGCGATGGCGAAGTAACTGAGTTCCTAATTAAATCTCACATATTAGCTGGGGAATTCAAACTGCCAGAAAAGAAACCATATAAGGAATTTGCATGGCTCACGAAAGAAGAGATAGAAGCCCATACGGACCCGGAATACTTTGCCAAAATTGACTTCTTATTGGCAAACATTTGA
- the NRD1 gene encoding Nrd1 complex RNA-binding subunit (similar to Ashbya gossypii AFR636C): MSNHEDFVATLESLKELKSGISGSRIKKLTTYALENVNAEEYLIEKIMKYSRTCPATHKLGSLYVIDSIGRAFLNKCKDLNQSMKSNAQPGSYGHALFTLGENVQTLLSDGVEKSSAENRDKIKDLVDIWDKADLFQKGVLNAVRGVWFALKDTGKSSSSQASDPKEKAIQILSNLKPMESVPTDVSVPADLGSTDLVLQQAALMQLLSTLQSQMARSAGVSAAGPQSSQDHKAQQSQRQPLEPQRHQYHQQHHPRHEPTQYIGRSARSNKKMDTHHERSRSKSPKRHEKKTVHSSTTTTNSSSTTSNNSKNNSSSNTSNNHHLYPEERNIPSNTHFRPRHVSFDPNLPSDHIKVYSRTLFVGGVPNTMREYDIARLLGKFGEVQSVILNNSRKHAFVKIYSRQEADSILSNFNKDESSPLRIRWAVGFGPRDCCDYQHGYSIIPMHRLTEVDRKWSLCAEWGGTGNQPLQSGMVFEEPDIIVGEGVSSKAISQKMPTDRGNGPKSGKPLPGTTFRTAQNQNYDAAMFPQQPPTPAVPPAAGYPPPIYQGIPPQIPQPTLYPQQPMIPVIAPQHQPQDHQQQSAAFDPTAQLNSLMSMLNKQQH; the protein is encoded by the coding sequence ATGTCCAATCACGAGGATTTTGTAGCCACTTTAGAATCCTTAAAGGAGTTAAAATCTGGTATCTCAGGTTCTAGAATCAAAAAACTGACCACCTATGCTTTAGAAAATGTAAATGCTGAAGAATACTTGATcgaaaaaataatgaagtACTCACGTACGTGTCCGGCGACACATAAATTAGGTTCTCTTTATGTCATAGACTCGATTGGGAGGGCCTTCTTGAACAAGTGCAAAGATTTGAACCAGTCGATGAAGTCCAACGCACAACCTGGTTCTTACGGACATGCCTTGTTCACGTTGGGTGAAAATGTTCAAACTTTACTTAGTGACGGTGTTGAAAAGAGTAGTGCCGAAAACAGAGATAAGATCAAGGACTTGGTCGACATCTGGGATAAAGCTGATCTTTTCCAGAAAGGTGTTTTGAATGCTGTCAGAGGTGTATGGTTTGCTCTGAAGGATACCGGAAAGTCTTCTAGTTCACAAGCTTCCGATCCAAAGGAAAAAGCAATTCAAATCTTGAGTAACCTAAAACCAATGGAATCCGTTCCGACCGACGTCTCAGTGCCAGCAGACCTAGGTTCCACGGACCTTGTGCTGCAGCAAGCTGCGTTAATGCAATTGTTGTCCACCTTACAGTCCCAAATGGCTCGATCTGCTGGCGTGTCGGCCGCTGGCCCGCAAAGCTCCCAGGACCATAAGGCACAGCAATCTCAGCGCCAGCCACTTGAACCGCAACGTCACCAGTATCACCAACAACACCACCCACGTCATGAACCTACCCAATACATCGGCAGATCCGCTAGAAGTAACAAAAAGATGGATACCCATCACGAAAGGTCAAGATCTAAGTCTCCCAAGAGGcatgaaaagaaaactgtTCACAGCAGCACCACAACCACCAATTCCAGCTCTACTACCAGTAACAACAGCAAAAATAATAGCAGCAGTAATACTAGTAATAATCATCACCTATACCCGGAGGAACGCAACATCCCCAGTAATACTCACTTCAGACCAAGGCACGTCTCTTTCGATCCTAATTTACCCTCTGACCATATTAAGGTTTATTCTCGTACCTTATTCGTTGGTGGTGTCCCAAATACTATGAGGGAATATGATATTGCAAGACTTCTAGGCAAGTTCGGTGAAGTACAAAGCGTTATCTTGAACAACTCCCGTAAGCATGCCTTTGTCAAGATATACTCAAGACAAGAAGCAGACAGTATCCTATCAAACTTTAACAAAGACGAATCTTCACCCCTAAGAATCCGTTGGGCTGTAGGGTTTGGTCCAAGAGATTGTTGTGATTACCAACACGGCTACAGTATTATTCCAATGCACAGACTAACGGAAGTTGACCGCAAGTGGTCTTTGTGCGCTGAGTGGGGTGGTACTGGAAATCAACCTCTGCAATCAGGCATGGTTTTCGAAGAACCCGACATCATAGTTGGTGAAGGCGTCTCTTCTAAAGCTATATCTCAAAAAATGCCCACAGACAGGGGTAACGGCCCAAAATCAGGGAAACCTTTACCAGGAACGACTTTCCGTACTGCTCAAAACCAGAACTACGATGCTGCCATGTTCCCACAACAACCACCTACGCCTGCTGTCCCACCTGCAGCAGGATACCCCCCACCTATTTACCAAGGTATTCCTCCACAAATCCCTCAACCCACTCTATATCCTCAACAACCTATGATCCCAGTCATTGCACCACAGCACCAACCTCAAgatcatcaacaacagtCTGCAGCCTTTGATCCAACTGCCCAGTTAAACTCACTAATGAGCATGTTGAACAAGCAACAGCATTGA